ATCAAAGAAAAATTGGGACATTAATTAGCAaaccttttagaaaaaaagataaacatttgGATCTAACAACagatcaattaatcaattagatATTATTGAATATTAAAGACCAAATTCAGAATAAATTACATCAATGGCACTTTCTAGATTTTCATTTAACAACATGAAGGTTATAATGGACTTTTTACTCTAGATGCAACTCCTAGTCAGTGTCTCACGTGTGTGATGACATGATGAAGCGTGTCCTCAGTGAAAGTCATTGATCCCAGCATCAGGCAGCAGATCTGCTCTCTCTGCAGGGTCACCACTTTCCCAGATTCACACAGAGCTCTGagagcccccctccccccacgcacacacaccccccccacacacacacacacacacacacaaacacacacacacagtcctccaCCTGTTCCCCTGAGATCTAACCATTGTCATCCAGGAATTGACAACATGAAGTGTGCTCTATCTCTTATTGTCTCACCgagctctctgattggctgagactGTGAGAAACTCCAGCCAGACCAAGACCCACACATTCATATGGAGATGTGGGACTATAAATAGGAGGGATGAAGCCAGCAGAGATCAGATTCTCTCTACAGAGACCTCTACAGCACAGAGATCCAGACATGGCACCTACAATCACTGCAGCAATGACCAATTCTCAGGAGCATCTGACTCGGACCCACAAGGTAAATTAAAGATTCGAGAAGATTTAAATATTGTCAATGAGAAGTTGTCTTTGTTCATACTAATACTTCGCTTCGGAAAAAGTATATTAATGACTTTGTTCTTCTCCTTGCAGCTCAGAAAGCCTCTGGTGGAGAAGTTACGCAGAGAGCGAATCAACAGCAGCATTGAGCAGCTCAAGTCTCTCCTGAGTCCAGAGTTCCTCAAACAGCAGCCAGACTCCAAGCTGGAGAAAGCAGACATCCTGGAGATGACAGTTTGTGTCCTGAGAcggctgcagcagcagaatCAACAGCAGAGAAGACTGCTGAACCACATCAACAAGCTGCAGTCTTCCTCTGATAACAACCTGAGAGAGGCTGACTTCTCTCTTCTGAGCTCCACAGTCCAGACCAACATCACCAAAGAGAAGAGTCCAGTCAACAGCGCCGTCTGGAGGCCGTGGTAGACACCTCCAGACTGGAGTTACTACCAGACCAACTGAGAGGACCACATTGGTCAAAGATTACTGAAGTGAAGTCTTTGAAATGTTATGGACTTGTTGTTCTTCTGTTGTACAGAAGGTTCtatttgctgtttatttatttcctgaGGAACTATATCTTTTATTAAGAAAGAGATCATCTGGTCATGCATGTTGCATGAACCAAATCTGATTTCATCAgaaattattatgattattatacCTCACTGTACATCATGTAATGTTTGTATAAGCTATGGTAACATCTGTTatcttttaattattattgatCATTTTGATCAGATACTTTAACGGTCCTTTTTATGGACATAAACTCAGAACTGATCCGTTGTTAGatctaaatatttatttgtttctaaaAGGTTTGCTAGTTAGTGTCACAATTTTCCTGTGATAATTTTGACTCCCTTCATGTCATGTGTTGACAGATGGAGATGTTTATTTCCTCTTGAGAGGTATTGATGATTTTgaattgatcaaaataatatCCGTCCTTTTTATGGACATTTAATCATGATGGACTCTCCTTCACTTCATGTGATTATTGAAAACTGATCTGTTTTAAGATCACAATGTTTATCCTTTTACTGTAAAAGGTTTCTTTAATGTCACACTGTCACAGTTTTCCAGTGACAGTGTTATTGTTTAAGATGTCATTGAATTCAGAAGGTTACTAAGAACAATGTGACCTGTTGTAGGGTCAGTTTTACTAATTGTGTCTTTTGTTCActaagtgaaaatgtgttgaacaatttgggtaaaaaagaaaaaactgagaacTGTGACCTCAACTATTGtaaattgtttgtcttttataaaGACAGTTGTCCTTTACTCTCTCGGAGTACAGTGTGTCTTGTAGAAATCTAcaagttgttgttgtgatgtatCATCACCTCTAGTTGGAGCTTTCTTACTTTGTGGCTAACTATTTGTTGTTGAATAAACAAAAATTGCCAGCTAAATCGTATGTTGCCTTGGgttatttttccatttcataatgataaaaatgtggTTCTTTGTGATTCAGCTAACATTATGAGCCTGGAAAGGTTGCCAGTTAATCACAGGGCTGACAGAAGCAGACACCCATTCACATCGACCTATGGGCAACGTAGAGTCACCAATAAACTTAACCTGCATGTCACTGGACTGTGGGgggagccacacacacacacacacacacacacacacacacacacacacacacacacacacacacacacacacacacacacacacacacacacacacacacacacacacacacacacacacacacacacacacacacacacacacacacacacagaaaatggaaactctagggctgcaactcaccattattttcattgtcgcTTAAactggtgattttttttttctacaattaatcaattagttgatttataaaatgtcaaaaattggTGAAAGTCCAAGATGGCGTcctcaaatgtgttgtttggtcCTCAACTCAAAGATACTTAGTTTACTATTGtagagtggaaaaaaagagaagatactcaaattttaaaagctggaatcagaggattaaaaacatgactcaaactgtttattaaaatagttggtGAATAACATAATAATTGACAAGTACTAGTAAATTCTAGACTGAGAGCCCCGGTCAGTTTGAAACCCGGAGCCTTCcggctgtgaggccacagtgctgaCCACTAGTGCACCGTACCACACCTTAACAAACCAGTGGATCTAAATGTAGATTCTTGTTTAATATGAATTCCTATACATTTATCATGCAATTAGTTCTCTTATTTTCCATAAGTCATCCAACCAAATAAGaaaatttatattaaaaaatgttttttaaccgTTGTTTTGTTCGTTGGGTCACGGGGACTCGTtcagtttatttgacttttgtCTTGACCTGACCCGCTTTGTTCTCAGTGACCCTGGCCTACTTTGGGATGTCATTTCACGTGACCTGTCGGGGGCTTAGCATCAGGGGTCCCACAGACCCATCCTGCACTTGAGCGCGTATCCAACTAGCTATCATCTCATCCTCctgggtcccagagacccatccTCAAACTCAAACGCTTATCACACTAGCCATTGTATTGTCCTCTGGACAGGTACACATTATGCACTCAAGCACGTATTGAACTATCCATCACCCATTTTGATGTTGAAGAATGTCAGGTTCAAGTAACTTAAAACACTCAAATAAGGCACAAAGACAAGAGCATAGGTTAATACTCGCAAGGAGGACGGACAGAGACGAGTTCAGTTACAATCTCCTACCGCTCTGAACTCCTcgcattcattcattttaggGAGTGCCCTAATTACAAAGCAGAATGTGCATAAGGGAGGGGGAGCAATATCTTTGCATGACCTTTTTTGGTATAACTTTTCTTGATACAACAGGCTCGAACTTAAATCGCCCTAAAACCCCACAGTGGAGGTGAACTTCCTCTTTTCACTTGCACACCTCGAGCTATCTTTGCGCATCTCTCCCTTTCGTTGCTTATCTGGCAGTGCAGCTTTGGCCAGAAGGTCCTGTTTTACTGGGGTCAGCCGGGTCCTGCTGTTGAGACACTCCGAAACAGATTTCCTGTTTTGCAACAAGCAAGCAGACACTTCATACAGTTAATGCACTTCATCTTTCATACTAATAAAATGATTAACATGTAGACTTAGAGTAAATACGAAATAAATTTATATGTTTTAGAGTAAATATGAGATAAATGAATATGTATGTAGATTTTATTCTGACAAAAAGGCATATGATATGTTGTGGAAATACGTCTTGTTGATTAAGTTAAAGTTATTGGGGTTAAAGGAAAGATGTTCCGGTGGATAAAAGGGTTTTTGTCTGACAGAACTATTCAAGTTAAAGTGAACGGGGAATTTAGTAAGAGCCACAGTGTGGACAATGGTGTCCCACAAGGGAGTATTATTAGCCCACTATTATTTTCAGTAATGATTGATGATGTTTTTAAGCATGTACAGAATTCAGTGGGGGTAGCGTTGTTTGCAGTATATGGCGCAATGAGTAAAAATTAGCTATGAATGTGAAAATCAAATTTTCTGGGACAGAACTAGAGCGAGTTGACTTCTTCAAATATTTGGGCAGTTGGTTTGACAAAGAAATTGACTTGGACAATACATATACAAACGATTATAGATAAATGCAAGAAAGTGTTGAATGTAATGAGATGTTTGCAGGGAGTAGCATAGATAGCAAGTAGACCTGCTTTGAACTCCATTTTTACAAGGCTGATGAGACTGGTATTTGATTATGGGTTTAGTTTAGTGCATGGATCCGCTGCTAAATCATCACTACAGAAGCTAGATGTAATTCCGAATCAAGGTTTGAGGCAATGTTGCGGGGCACTGAAGACCACTCCAGTGGCAGTAGTTCAGGTAGAGATGGGGGAGATGCCTCTCTGTCTTAGAAGAGACCAGACGTCTCTTGTGTACTAGGCAAATTTGAGGGAGGTCATGGTGACATGGCACTGTCAAGAGAGGGAGAATTACCTAATTAAAAGTTTTGGATGTACAATAAGGAAGAAGGTAATAATGATGGGAACAAGTGCACTGGCAATAAGTCCTTCAGTGGTTTATCCCTTTGTTACTCCTTAGCTGTTGATAGAGGCTCCAGTGGACTTAGGCCCATTGGAGGAAAAGAAGGTTATTGAAGTGGATCAATATAGGGTTCAGAGTTAAATTTCCCGGAAATATAAAGAAGGGGTCATTATATATACTGATGCATGTAAGAAGACATACAAAAATGGGAATTGCATATGTTATCCCTCAATTGAACATTGATGAGTGTTTGAACATTGAACATTCTCAGGACTTTGGATGTGTCAATAAAGTCATATTTCTGGTTCATGTGGTATAAAGCCTGTACTCAGAGGGAGACGGTTGGACGGCCTCACACTTAATCTCTCACTTTACACAAAGTTGCTTTAGAGTTTTACGACCAAAGCAAACAGAGCTTTCAGCGTTTTGCTTCCAGTTTGAATAAGAACAGACTACGTGTGTGAAGGAAGAGATGATATCAGAACGGCCGTAGAGACAGTAGGAGTTAACGGTTAGTTTGACAGCCTGACTCAGAACAAGGTCAATAtaatatactactactactactcagtttcagttttctagacgactgcttagaagaagccatggtgctgattgttggggcgaggtcagatgagtctgggcatttaaaaccttaagattgacatcacctggtctttccagacaatgattgagaacaatccatgacactgtcaggtctcagctttccaaagagggggtgcatgctagaaactctgcagggtgcccaaacttttgcagacgccatttgttgttttctgttattctgaaagtgtaaatgatggaaataaaattaactttttgtgacatgttatacaaatgtctaatctgtcatttgaggccttttggagatttttccaccttttcttggcttcttcatgcacaataatacacattttttcctGGGGTGCtcaaactttcgaaccccactgtaaTTATATGTtatggagaaaacacaagactttcacccagcaCATGCAGGTGCGACTTACTAATGTACGTGTGCAAATTACTAATTCTTGAATGCGACTTTCTAGTGGTTGAGTGAGACTTACTAATGCATGCGTGCCAATTACTGATATACTTGCGTGACTTACTAATTCACGAGTGTGACTTATAGATGCATTAGGGAAAGTacacacaaagtacaaaaaatacaaaacacaatgcaaaacatACACAGAGATGCAAAAAGACCACCTAATGAGCACAAGGTTGACAACTAAAACAGAATATATTCATACtctgtaacattaaaacacagtcaGCTGATTTCTGGCATTAAGACGATTGttttgtctgaaatgttttgtttgcatttacaaATGAGATATTATCTAACGCTAACTTTTGATGAATGTGGGAGAAATCTGCAGACCCAAACAGACAAAGAGTAGTAACATGAATCTTTTTCTGAAAGAAGTCATGTTATGGAAGATTAATGTAGGTAAAGAtgatgtttctgtctgttaGTGTCTCTCCTTAAAAGCATCATAACCATCCAACATGGAGAAGTTAACACATTATTTTAGCAATCATAATGCTGCATATCTTTCAAATTTATCCATTCCACTTTAACACAAGCTGCAATCCAAGACTGTAGACTTTAGTCTTCATAAACTCAGCTTTTGGGGTCAGGACTTTAGATTTGTCAATAAAGTCATATTTCTGATTCATGTGGTATAAAGCCTGTACTCAGACGGAGACGGTTGGACGGCCTCACACTTAATCTCTCACTTCACACATAGCTCTTTAGAGTTTTACGACCAAAGAACCAAAAACTCTCACTGTTTTGCTTCCAGTTTGAGTAAAAACAGACTGTGTGTGAAAGAAGAGATGATATCAGAACTGCCGTAGAGACAGTAGGAGTTCAATTCATAATGtaggagaaaaaacattttaaaattacattcaGCCaagaaacaggtgttcatgtcctggagaagttaaggagaaaacattagactttcaccaggaaaaggtagacactaaatgtctgaaagtagacactaaatgacaaaaagtagacactaaatgaatgaaagtagacactaaatgaatgaaagtagacactaaatTACTGTAAGTAGACACTAAATGACTaaaagtagacactaaatgactaaaagtggacactaaatgactaaaagtagacactaaatgactaaaagtagacactaaatgtctgaaataagacactaaatgactaaaagtagacactaaatgtatgaaagtagacactaaatgaatgaaagtagacactaaatgactaaaaatagacactaaatgtctgaaataagacactaaatgaatgaaagtagacactaaatgactaaaagtagacactaaatgtatgaaagtagacactaaatgaatgaaagtagacactaaatgactaaaagtagacactaaatttatgaaagtagacactaaatgtatgaaagtagacactaaatgaCTGAAGGTAGACACTAAATGACTGAAATAAGAcactaaatgaatgaaagtagacactaaatgactaaaagtagacactaaatgaCTAAAAGTAGACACTAAACGACTAAAAGTAGACCCTTAATGTCtgaaagtagacactaaatgtctgaaagtagacactaaatgactaaaagtagacactaaatgtctgaaagtagacactaaatgtctgaaagtagacactaaatgactaaaagtagacactaaatgtctgaaagtagacactaaatgtctgaaagtagacactaaatgtctgaaagtagacactaaatgactaaaagtagacactaaatgtctgaaagtagacactaaatgtctgaaagtagacactaaatgtCTGAAAGTACACATTAAATGTCTGAAAGTACACACAAAGTTTCTGAAAGTATGATATTACAATATGTCATCTGCTGCTGACACTTAGAAAGATAAAGTGGGCGTGTTTTAtaacatattttacagtataaagGTCGAGGAGTTTTCAGACTGTTCTATCTCTCTATCCTGTCTTTCAGGTAaatctactttttattttgtcttcgAGATGTTAAAACGAGACCTTAAGACCTTTTCATGTTGTTCatgatgtttctgttttcatatttatgcttttgtttttgaattttcaGTAGTTCTTGcaactttttccaatgtttttggagcatttttacaatgtttctgtgtattttggttcagactttttttgtcactttaatttTTTAGTTGTAGCATTTTTGCCCATCTCTTTCTTAAGAAGTTATTGGTGTAACCTGTCTGTTATGATCCATATGACCGGCACATGTTTGGTTTTTCTGTATATTCTTTGTAATAAAGTGTGCTATCATGTGATATTCCAGGTATTCCTCCTGCTGCTGACTCTAGAACTCATCTCTCTCCTGTCATTCAGGtaaatatactttatattattattctgtCTTTAACACATTTGCAATCCTGTATGTCAGAGTGAAGTCTCTAACAGCTTTTATATGATAATTTAAGAGATGTTAGATATGTCAGAGTAAAGTCTCTAACAGCTTTTATAACTCTGGGGTCTCCAGATAAACATGCAGATCTCGATCTTTGCCGGTGTTCTGCTGATTTCTGCTGCCGTGCTCTCTGATAAAGTGAAACACGATGTTGCGTGGTTTACTAACCAGCACATTGGTGATGAGATGCATGAAAGCGACTGTACCAACGTGATTAACggcagaaaaataatgaaagacgACGGTGGCTGTAAGTGGTCCAACACCTTCATCAAAGCGTCTTTGGAGACTGTGACAGGCGTCTGTAAAACACCAGCACTGAAACCTAATGGTAATCTGCATCAAAGCACAGGGACCTTTACCCTTATTCACTGCGAACAGACGAAGGAAATGGCTCAAAAGAAAGCCAAGTCTCCCAACTGTGAGTACAAAGAAGGAGAACTTAAAACGGAAAAGAAGATCACAATTGGATGTGATACAAAAggcaatcctgttcactttgaTAGGTTTGAACCTTTGTAATCCAAAAGTAATCTATTACTACCTGATGAACCAGAGTAATCTATTACTACCTGATGTTTTTTCTGCTGTCATGTTCAACATAAACTGTAATTGTTGACACTTGATgctttaatttgacatttaatcaacttttttgttgcttttctcacTTGTTTCTCCATTTCCTCAGCTCTGATATTTCTATTGTTAAATAGCGTTTTGCACAAGTCACACGCTGTTTTCACAATGCTTTGTTCACCTgttgaaaatttaaataaagttggAAAAATAACCTTTTGCTTACGTTAATCACACATTACTTGTTAAAGGTTATGGTTATACTTTCCCTTGTGTCTTGTCGTGAGTTTGGCATTAAAAGTTTGCAATGAATTATTATGTTCACTCATTCATAAAGTAGTCCGGTTATGTGATAATGAATTATTCCAGATGGTTCACTCATTCATAAAGTAGTTAGGTTATGTAATAAGGAAATATTCCAGATTCcagacattcattcattaagtAGTCGGGTCAGGTAATAATGAATTATTCCACATGGTCATGTTCTCTAACCTCCAACTGTATCTCAGGTTATATCTCAGCATCACTggaaacaagtgtgtgtgtgttatcttgTTTAATTACattcgtggggtccaaaaaccaaGAGTTTAGTACATTTgtggggtcctgacagctttgtggggccaaaatgttGGACCCCAGGTTAAGATAAGGCATTTAGTTGtcatggttagggtgagggtaagggttaaggttaggcatttagttgtcaTGGTTAGGGTGATGGTAAGAgttagggttaggcatttagttgtcatggttagggtgagggtaagggttaaggttaggcatttagttgtcaTGGTTAGGGTGatgtaagggttaaggttaggcatttagttgtcatggttagggtgagggtaagggttaaggttaggcatttagttgtcatggttagggtgagggtaagggttaaggttaggcatttagttgtcaTGGTTAgagtgagggtaagggttaaggttaggcattttgttgtcattgttagGGTGATGTAAGGGTTAAGATAAGGCATTTTGTTGTCATGGTTATGGCTGGGTGAGGAACAAGggaatgcaatttgtaaatgacgggtccccacaaagatagtgagatgtaatgtatgtgtttatgtctgtaAAACGCCACAtcataataaaataagtaatttagCGTAACTTAGTCCTTCCAAAAATTTAGAGTGACTCATTCACATGAATTTAACTTcacttaaaaatgaattgaagtTATAACTAAGTTAACTTTGTGGGACATTTTAGGtatagcaatatatatatataaataaataaataaatcctgcACTGAGggcactttaatgttaaaaaggtcaTATGGCCatacagacaaataaataaaaaatagtaaacTGAACATGAATCTCAAAGGTATATGTTGATatgacacacacagcaatgccacATGAGCATTTGTGTTGCCTAAAACAGTTCTATATATTTGAAGTCATCTAgtgcaaaataaacatattgaacattataactcatataaaggacacattatttacatttcttacatacagTGCATCAATCTTGCATGTAACCGTATGGATTAATAGCACAATGACCCTGAAAAACTCTGGGTTTCTAGGCTGgatacaaaaccttctgtaagggataggagcacaacaaaaacattggcaGCACTGTTAGAATTTAGCTCCAAAACACAGtgggtttctttcttttcttaatagaatctttgataggacagttaggtgagaaaggggatgGAAGTTTCACGGCGGTTGTGTGcctgagtggggaaaatctgttagaaacgtGAACAGACTTGGTGGGGGTCCGTGGGCTTTGAATGCTTACGACTATTTCTGCTTCGAACAGTGACCGAGCAACCCCTTCCTGGCTGCTCAGGAGATGCCAggggacggctaccagaggctaactcaggctCAGGCCGGCCTGTACCGACTATTGGGGGGTGGCTAGCTACAGTAACCAACTACTGATTTAACATGGTCCGGATCAGGACTTCTAACTCAGTAAGCCTCGCCTCCTtgtctataaataaactacacttgttacacatacCATTACCGCTAAAGGATGCAAAGGATTTACTAAAAATCTCACAACGAGCAAGAGGAAgtaggagagggagagagatggcaTGGCTAACTGGCTTTTAGCTAAGCTAAAGTCGCTAACAGCTAAGCTTAAGTACGGTAAGGTTAGCTACCAAGCTCGcgaaaaatgttatttaacgCAAGTCGCTGAAAAGAGTGCTTAGGTGGGACTACTGTAAACTGCAAATGAAAGTGACTGGTGGGTTTAAGACAAAATATAATGTattgaataaatcaaatttgaacatgtcagGAGCTTGTTGACCTTTACATTGTTAggtaatttcctatcctggcctgggacacataTGGTTTAATAAAAGggcttattggactttaacttatcattgcacttacaataacgagcgtAACTGTCATcgatttaggtcatcctgtacatctcatctccggtgtttcctgcatccaccgtgtgtgtgtgtgtgtgtgtgtgtgtgtgtgtgtgtgtgtgcgcacctGTCAGTTGCGGGGGGAACTGAGCAGCCCCAaccgctgcagagagccgacaggattgaaacagcagtcGCTTTCAGCAACTTCAGAGTGAAAATTGATACAGCGCACATTAATGTTagaatgtatacaggttgggaGGACAGTAAGAAATGTCTTTTGCCGTACATTTTGTTGGTGAACGTGAGATATTCAAGTCACACGCGTCTCGCCTTTATATCTGAAAGGAGGGATTGAATTTGGCAACTTATGTGTGACGTCAACCCCTTCTCACTtccgcttggtcattggctctcagagtcacaaactgatacaaagtctcgcacatgggactgctggattggttgaagtcgcaTGAAActccggttattggtcaaatgTGCGGaaaagttgcggtgattggttCAAATTGCAGGTCACACCAAAGCCGCGGTGACTGGTTGAATTGGCGCGAATCACAaccgcaaaatcctggagggactgtttttatgttcgctgcaaatataaactaaatcacctgacaTAACAACATAATCCCAACCTCTCCTGGACATTTTTTCCGCAGAAAGCGgttaccagccaggctaaagctaatatacagtggggttcaaaagtttgggcacaccaggtaaaaatttgtattaatgtgcataaagaagccaagaaaagattgaaaaaatctccaaaaggcatcaaatgaatGTCAAGAAAAACGTTAGAtttcttttcatcatttacactttcaaaataacacaaaacaaaaaaatggcgtctgcaaaagttctGGCGGCCAGCAGagttaggctgaatcccatttctccaccttacccctacccctcaCCCATAGCCCTTGGCTCTTGTAACCAAGGagtaaggggtaggggtgaaaacatacccctattaAATGGGACACCGCTGCTTaaaagaacccatggtgctgattgctggggcaaggtcagatgagtctgggcatttaaagcCTTGATTGACATCATCTGgtctttcatcttttcttggcctctttgtgcacattaatacaaatttttacctggggtgcagaaactttcgaaccccactgtagTTAACCTAAAGAGAAAGGGGtccgtcccaactaacgttacggtttggAGCTGCGATGCTAGAAACGTAACACTGatctacagaagtctgtgtctgatatCAAGTCATTTACAGTGAAAGACAATATCATTGGAAGatactttggataaaagcatcagctaaataaattgaaatgtgATCCATGCTGTTCAGAAGATAAGTTATTGCTGGTCAGCCTTCAATGTGGAGAGaagataagaaaataaaaacacagttatcATGGCATGAGGATGAGGCAGGAGGAAACAGCTTGGCTCTGAAACATGC
The Etheostoma cragini isolate CJK2018 chromosome 4, CSU_Ecrag_1.0, whole genome shotgun sequence genome window above contains:
- the LOC117942704 gene encoding transcription factor HES-2-like translates to MKPAEIRFSLQRPLQHRDPDMAPTITAAMTNSQEHLTRTHKLRKPLVEKLRRERINSSIEQLKSLLSPEFLKQQPDSKLEKADILEMTVCVLRRLQQQNQQQRRLLNHINKLQSSSDNNLREADFSLLSSTVQTNITKEKSPVNSAVWRPW
- the LOC117942705 gene encoding ribonuclease-like → MQISIFAGVLLISAAVLSDKVKHDVAWFTNQHIGDEMHESDCTNVINGRKIMKDDGGCKWSNTFIKASLETVTGVCKTPALKPNGNLHQSTGTFTLIHCEQTKEMAQKKAKSPNCEYKEGELKTEKKITIGCDTKGNPVHFDRFEPL